The Perca flavescens isolate YP-PL-M2 chromosome 23, PFLA_1.0, whole genome shotgun sequence genome has a window encoding:
- the rtcb gene encoding RNA-splicing ligase RtcB homolog, producing MSRSYNDELQYLEKKGKNCWRIKKGFVPNMQVEGIFYVNEPLEKLMFEELRQACGGRGGVGGFLPAMKQIGNVAALPGIVHRSIGLPDVHSGYGFAIGNMAAFDMNNPDAVVSPGGVGFDINCGVRLLRTNLDEGDVQPVKEQLAQALFDHIPVGVGSKGVIPMGAKDLEEALEMGVDWSLREGYAWAEDKEHCEEYGRMLQADPNKVSSKAKKRGLPQLGTLGAGNHYAEIQVVDEIYNDYAAKKMGIDHKGQVCVMIHSGSRGLGHQVATDALVAMEKAMKRDKIIVNDRQLACARIMSPEGQDYLKGMAAAGNYAWVNRSSMTFLTRQAFSKVFVTTPDDLDMHVIYDVSHNIAKVEEHMVDGKQKTLLLHRKGSTRAFPPHHPLIPVDYQLTGQPVLIGGTMGTCSYVLTGTEQGMTETFGTTCHGAGRAMSRAKSRRNLDFQDVLDKLADQGIAIRVASPKLVMEEAPESYKNVTDVVNTCHDAGISKKAIKLRPIAVIKG from the exons ATGAGTCGGAGTTATAACGATGAGCTCCAGTATCTGGAGAAGAAGGGCAAGAACTGCTGGAGGATTAAGAAAGGCTTTGTTCCAAACATGCAG gTGGAGGGAATCTTCTACGTGAACGAACCTCTGGAGAAACTGATGTTTGAGGAGCTTCGCCAGGCCTGCGGAGGGAGAG GTGGTGTGGGTGGATTCCTTCCAGCCATGAAACAAATCGGGAACGTGGCGGCACTGCCGGGGATCGTACAC AGGTCCATCGGTCTCCCAGACGTTCACTCCGGATATGGATTTGCGATCGGAAACATGGCTGCCTTCGACATGAACAACCCCGATGCTGTGGTGTCTCCAG GCGGCGTCGGTTTCGACATAAACTGCGGCGTCCGTCTGCTGAGGACGAACCTGGACGAGGGGGACGTCCAGCCGGTGAAGGAGCAGCTGGCCCAGGCGCTGTTCGACCACATCCCCGTGGGGGTCGGGTCCAAGGGAGTCATCCCCATGGGGGCCAA GGACCTGGAGGAAGCTCTGGAGATGGGAGTGGACTGGTCCCTGAGGGAGGGGTACGCCTGGGCCGAGGACAAGGAGCACTGTGAGGAGTACGGCCGCATGCTGCAGGCTGACCCCAACAAAGTCTCCTCCAAGGCCAAGAAGAGAGGCCTGCCGCAG CTGGGGACTCTGGGAGCAGGAAACCACTACGCTGAGATCCAGGTGGTGGACGAGATCTACAACGACTACGCCGCCAAGAAGATGGGCATCGACCACAAAGGTCAGGTGTGCGTGATGATTCACAGCGGCAGCCGAGGGCTCGGACACCAGGTCGCCACAG ATGCTCTGGTTGCCATGGAGAAGGCGATGAAGAGAGATAAGATCATAGTGAATGACCGCCAGCTGGCGTGCGCTCGCATCATGTCGCCGGAAGGCCAGGACTACCTGAAGGGCATGGCCGCCGCGGGAAACTACGCCTGGGTCAACCGCTCGTCCATGACCTTCCTCACCCGACAG GCCTTTTCTAAAGTGTTTGTCACGACGCCGGACGACCTGGACATGCACGTCATCTACGATGTTTCGCACAACATCGCCAAAGTGGAGGAGCACATGGTGGACGGGAAGCAGAAGACTCTGCTGCTCCACCGCAAAGGCTCCACCCGAGCtttccccccccaccaccccctcaTACCCGTAGACTACCAG ctcACAGGTCAGCCGGTGTTAATCGGAGGGACCATGGGGACCTGCAGCTACGTCCTCACTGGGACGGAGCAAGGCATGACGGAGACGTTCGGCACAACGTGTCACGGAGCG gGTCGTGCGATGTCTCGGGCCAAGTCCCGCAGGAACCTGGACTTCCAGGACGTCCTGGACAAGCTGGCCGATCAGGGCATCGCCATCCGCGTGGCCTCGCCCAAActggtgatggaggag